A single window of Pyxicephalus adspersus chromosome 10, UCB_Pads_2.0, whole genome shotgun sequence DNA harbors:
- the AIP gene encoding AH receptor-interacting protein has product MAGVVAIGEGIRKRITTPSKAELSEYRDGTKATFHYKTLLCDDKRTMVDDTSNRDKPMELIIGKKFKLPVWETIIRTMKEGEVAEFLCDMPLVVDYPQVSRSLRRIAAGQDPREGQRHCCGGIAQLHDHSLGYADLDALQKDPQPLIFVITLLKVEEPGTYRQDAWAMTDEEKLQAVPILHQEGNQLYKDGKTVEAAAKYYEAIACLKSLQMKEQPGSPDWIDLDTKITPLLLNYCQCKLLEGEYYQVLEHCSSILNKYSDNVKALFKRGRAHAAVWNASEAEHDFSRAVELDPSLAPLVAKELKQLETRINEKEREDKARFRDIFK; this is encoded by the exons ATGGCGGGGGTTGTGGCTATTGGTGAGGGGATCCGAAAACGCATCACTACCCCTAGCAAGGCCGAACTGTCCGAGTATCGGGATGGCACTAAG GCCACCTTCCACTACAAGACCCTGCTGTGTGATGATAAACGTACGATGGTCGATGACACCTCCAACAGAGACAAGCCCATGGAGCTGATCATAGGCAAGAAGTTCAAGCTGCCTGTGTGGGAGACCATCATCCGCACTATGAAGGAAGGAGAAGTTGCTGAGTTCCTGTGTGACATGCCG CTTGTAGTCGACTACCCACAAGTGTCCCGTAGTCTGCGTCGGATTGCAGCAGGACAGGATCCTCGCGAAGGTCAGAGACATTGTTGCGGAGGGATTGCACAGCTTCATGACCATTCCCTTGGATATGCAGATCTGGACGCACTGCAAAAAGATCCCCAGCCCTTAATATTTGTCATTACACTTTTAAAG GTCGAGGAGCCAGGTACCTACAGGCAGGATGCTTGGGCTATGACGGATGAAGAAAAACTGCAAGCAGTACCCATCCTCCACCAAGAAGGCAACCAGTTATACAAAGATGGAAAAACAGTTGAAGCAGCTGCCAAATATTATGAAGCTATTGCCTGCCTTAAATCCTTACAGATGAAG GAGCAGCCTGGATCTCCGGATTGGATTGATCTCGATACGAAGATAACTCCGTTGCTTCTCAATTACTGTCAGTGCAAGCTTCTAGAGGGAGAATATTACCAAGTTTTAGAGCACTGCTCATCCATTTTAAACAAGTAttcag ATAACGTAAAAGCATTGTTTAAGCGGGGTCGTGCGCATGCTGCAGTGTGGAACGCATCAGAAGCGGAACACGACTTCTCACGTGCTGTTGAATTGGACCCTTCACTTGCTCCCCTTGTTGCAAAAGAATTGAAACAGCTTGAGACACGTATAAACGAGAAGGAACGCGAGGATAAAGCAAGATTTCGAGACATATTCAAATGA
- the CDK2AP2 gene encoding cyclin-dependent kinase 2-associated protein 2 isoform X3 — protein MMWFAVPGAAVSSPSGAVPVSSFRLNFSDFGPPSMGFIPGVKPAVSQAVSQGTYSDLLSVIEEMGREIRPTYAGSKSAMERLKRGIIHARALVRECLAETERNART, from the exons ATGATGTGGTTTGCAGTGCCCGGAGCTGCGGTTTCTTCCCCATCTGGAGCTGTACCTGTCTCTTCCTTCCGCCTCAACTTCAGCGACTTTGGACCCCCATCTATGGGATTCATACCG ggaGTGAAGCCAGCTGTGTCACAAGCAGTGTCTCAGGGGACCTACAGTGATCTGCTGTCTGTGATTGAGGAGATGGGCAGAGAGATCAGACCCACTTATGCTGGAAGCAAAAGTGCCATGGAAAGATTAAAAAGAG gtATAATTCACGCTAGGGCTCTCGTGAGAGAGTGTCTTGCCGAAACAGAACGCAATGCTCGCACGTGA
- the TMEM134 gene encoding transmembrane protein 134: LAFIQKFGYKVFYPNLFIYFIFFCRGLSTLSSHSSQCSFSTISNSTQLSTHECFGWTRHPLVQKNKKVVVSSFLLLMLGLAFVFIGIGLQVSPSPAVSSAIFFVPGFLLLIPGVYHVIFIYCAVRGRHGFQFFYLPYFDK, translated from the exons TTAGCTTTCATTCAAAAGTTTGGTTATAAGGTCTTCTACCctaacttatttatttattttatttttttttgcaggggctTGTCCACCCTTTCTTCCCACAGCTCTCAATGCTCATTCAGTACCATCAGTAACAGTACCCAGCTGTCCACCCACGAGTGCTTTGG CTGGACAAGACATCCCCTTGtacagaaaaacaagaaagttGTTGTGTCTTCATTTCTTCTACTAATGTTAGGACTGG catttgtttttattggaataGGACTACAAGTAAGCCCATCACCAG CTGTTTCGAGTGCCATCTTTTTTGTACCTGGATTTCTGCTGCTGATTCCAGGAG TGTACCACGTAATATTTATCTACTGCGCCGTGCGAGGGCGACATGGATTTCAGTTCTTCTACCTCCCGTATTTTGATAAGTGA
- the CDK2AP2 gene encoding cyclin-dependent kinase 2-associated protein 2 isoform X1: MSYKPIAPAPAAGSSSVPVTPVPGAAVSSPSGAVPVSSFRLNFSDFGPPSMGFIPGVKPAVSQAVSQGTYSDLLSVIEEMGREIRPTYAGSKSAMERLKRGIIHARALVRECLAETERNART, from the exons ATGTCGTACAAGCCGATCGCTCCGGCTCCAGCAGCAGGGAGCAGCAGCGTTCCTGTGACCCCTG TGCCCGGAGCTGCGGTTTCTTCCCCATCTGGAGCTGTACCTGTCTCTTCCTTCCGCCTCAACTTCAGCGACTTTGGACCCCCATCTATGGGATTCATACCG ggaGTGAAGCCAGCTGTGTCACAAGCAGTGTCTCAGGGGACCTACAGTGATCTGCTGTCTGTGATTGAGGAGATGGGCAGAGAGATCAGACCCACTTATGCTGGAAGCAAAAGTGCCATGGAAAGATTAAAAAGAG gtATAATTCACGCTAGGGCTCTCGTGAGAGAGTGTCTTGCCGAAACAGAACGCAATGCTCGCACGTGA
- the CDK2AP2 gene encoding cyclin-dependent kinase 2-associated protein 2 isoform X2 produces MALRVKAATSCFLCSTPATTAVPGAAVSSPSGAVPVSSFRLNFSDFGPPSMGFIPGVKPAVSQAVSQGTYSDLLSVIEEMGREIRPTYAGSKSAMERLKRGIIHARALVRECLAETERNART; encoded by the exons ATGGCGCTGAGAGTGAAGGCGGCAACAAGCTGCTTTCTTTGCTCCACTCCTGCAACAACGGCAG TGCCCGGAGCTGCGGTTTCTTCCCCATCTGGAGCTGTACCTGTCTCTTCCTTCCGCCTCAACTTCAGCGACTTTGGACCCCCATCTATGGGATTCATACCG ggaGTGAAGCCAGCTGTGTCACAAGCAGTGTCTCAGGGGACCTACAGTGATCTGCTGTCTGTGATTGAGGAGATGGGCAGAGAGATCAGACCCACTTATGCTGGAAGCAAAAGTGCCATGGAAAGATTAAAAAGAG gtATAATTCACGCTAGGGCTCTCGTGAGAGAGTGTCTTGCCGAAACAGAACGCAATGCTCGCACGTGA